One Bifidobacterium angulatum DSM 20098 = JCM 7096 DNA window includes the following coding sequences:
- a CDS encoding ABC transporter permease, translated as MESHITLRSLPGENLRRKPLRTAALGIVVMLLSLALFAGSLLSLNLDNGMRSMERRLGADLMVVPQNSAQQAEALLTSGSPGTFYFTRDVASAIAKADGVAQSTEQVYISSLAASCCSSKLQIIGYDPGTDFVIQPWLSSQFDGNVKNGQIVAGAGVNVSADGTIELYGRSWPVVAQLASTGTSLDNSVFINRATVPQMVEASAQVSHRVMPAEYANKAVSAVLIKVADGYDPHIVAKSITKLDPSYGKLGFVYPGGITASTKASLGSLVGYTAVFIAVLWAMGVIVLLAVFIASVNERKREFASLRIMGATRRMLRGVIVREAVIISLAGSVVGVALASLIVFPFSSLIGRQLQLPYLQTSPLNVIGLVVVSIACSVIVCVAASMMVMRKLARPEAYLTLREGQ; from the coding sequence ATGGAATCTCATATCACGCTTCGCTCCCTGCCGGGGGAGAACCTCAGAAGAAAACCATTGCGTACTGCTGCGCTGGGCATTGTGGTAATGCTCCTTAGTCTGGCGTTGTTCGCTGGTTCGCTGCTGAGTCTTAATCTCGATAACGGTATGCGTAGCATGGAACGCCGCCTCGGTGCCGATCTTATGGTGGTGCCGCAGAACAGCGCCCAACAGGCCGAGGCGTTGCTGACCAGTGGCTCGCCGGGCACGTTCTATTTCACTCGTGACGTTGCCTCCGCAATCGCCAAGGCCGACGGTGTCGCACAATCCACCGAGCAGGTGTATATCTCGTCTTTGGCGGCGTCGTGCTGCTCATCGAAGCTGCAGATCATCGGCTATGATCCCGGCACCGATTTCGTTATCCAACCGTGGTTGTCCTCCCAATTTGACGGCAATGTGAAGAACGGCCAGATCGTAGCGGGCGCCGGTGTGAATGTATCCGCGGACGGCACCATCGAATTGTATGGACGCTCCTGGCCCGTGGTTGCCCAGCTTGCCAGCACCGGAACCAGCCTCGACAATTCCGTGTTCATCAACCGGGCCACCGTGCCGCAGATGGTTGAAGCTTCGGCGCAGGTGTCGCACCGCGTTATGCCGGCCGAGTATGCGAACAAGGCCGTTTCCGCGGTGCTGATCAAGGTCGCGGACGGCTATGATCCGCATATTGTGGCCAAGTCGATCACCAAGCTTGATCCCTCATATGGCAAGCTTGGTTTCGTCTATCCTGGGGGCATCACCGCTTCCACCAAGGCGTCGCTTGGCTCGCTGGTGGGGTATACCGCGGTATTCATCGCCGTATTGTGGGCTATGGGCGTCATTGTGCTGCTTGCGGTGTTCATCGCATCGGTGAATGAGAGGAAACGTGAATTCGCATCGTTGCGCATCATGGGCGCGACCCGGCGCATGTTGCGCGGGGTGATCGTTAGGGAGGCGGTTATCATCTCGCTTGCGGGGAGCGTCGTCGGCGTGGCATTGGCCTCCTTGATCGTATTCCCCTTCAGCTCCTTGATAGGCAGGCAGTTGCAGCTGCCCTATCTACAGACATCCCCTTTGAACGTCATCGGTTTGGTTGTGGTTTCGATTGCCTGCTCGGTAATCGTCTGTGTGGCTGCGTCCATGATGGTCATGCGCAAGCTTGCCAGGCCTGAGGCGTATTTGACTCTTCGAGAAGGGCAGTGA
- a CDS encoding DUF4418 family protein, which produces MKNTIFASLPSVALGVIIAIAPQTFAHACTGHSMLGACHYSQQAATGIGIVIALLGIISFFVSRPVRVGINIAVALDALLLLAVPYALIGICKGQMMHCRMVMLPTLTVLGVLALVCAVTAVWIESRSKTA; this is translated from the coding sequence ATGAAGAATACGATATTTGCATCCCTTCCATCGGTTGCGCTTGGCGTCATAATTGCCATTGCCCCGCAGACCTTCGCCCACGCATGCACCGGTCATAGTATGCTCGGCGCATGTCACTATTCCCAGCAAGCCGCCACCGGTATCGGCATCGTCATCGCGCTGCTCGGCATTATCTCGTTTTTTGTGTCCCGGCCGGTGCGTGTCGGCATTAACATCGCCGTTGCGTTGGACGCCTTGCTGCTGCTTGCTGTGCCGTATGCGCTGATTGGCATCTGCAAGGGGCAGATGATGCACTGCCGTATGGTCATGCTTCCCACGCTCACCGTGCTAGGCGTGCTCGCTCTCGTGTGCGCGGTCACCGCCGTGTGGATCGAATCGCGCTCGAAGACGGCATGA
- a CDS encoding ABC transporter ATP-binding protein produces MAQRNTYRDDEELDERINLHDILRIGVYLKPYLARIVRILCVIVMMSCIAVAVPYLTKIVVDEVIPHKDLRTLSLLVVAMGVLIVIYEFGLRYRTVEITRVGQLMLKDMRRDLFTHIQTLPFSYFDSRPHGKILIRVVNYVNTLSDTLSSGLINVISDVFTFLITMVVMFVVDWRLALFSLALFPLLIVWVLVLQHFQRRAYQALSNKQSNLNAYIHESIAGVKTTQAFAREAEQFRTFQEQQNEVRSAWMRAVHVQTLMWPGIQTISVMTIALIYYVGVTGFGAVNVTTGVLIAFVGYANNFWNPVISIGNFYNQLITCSAYLERIFETLDVEPAIRNAPGAIDLPQIEGRVDFNDVVFRYEPDGRNILNAVDLHVDPGKTIALVGPTGAGKTTIINLLSRFYDVAEGSVAIDGHDVRDVTLESLRRQMGVMLQDTFIFSGTVRENIRYGRLDATDEEIMAAARAVHAHEFIIDLPDGYDTVVQERGSTLSAGQRQLIAFARVLLADPRILILDEATSNIDTRTEEALQAGLNHLLKGRTSFIIAHRLSTIENADEICYIDHGRIVEQGSHAELLARKGAYWRLYESQYAMIKAE; encoded by the coding sequence ATGGCGCAACGCAACACCTACCGTGACGACGAGGAGCTTGATGAGAGAATCAACCTTCACGATATCCTGCGCATCGGCGTCTATCTGAAGCCATATCTAGCCAGAATCGTCCGTATTCTGTGTGTCATCGTGATGATGAGCTGCATCGCCGTGGCGGTGCCGTATCTGACCAAAATCGTGGTCGACGAGGTGATACCGCATAAGGATCTGCGGACGTTGAGCCTGCTTGTCGTGGCGATGGGCGTGCTGATCGTCATCTACGAGTTCGGCCTGCGCTACCGTACCGTGGAGATCACGCGCGTCGGCCAGCTTATGCTCAAAGACATGCGCCGCGACCTGTTCACGCATATCCAGACCCTGCCGTTCAGCTACTTCGATTCGCGACCGCACGGCAAGATCCTCATCCGTGTGGTCAACTATGTGAACACCTTGTCGGATACGCTGAGCTCTGGCCTGATCAATGTGATTTCCGACGTGTTCACCTTCCTCATCACGATGGTGGTGATGTTCGTGGTCGATTGGCGGCTTGCCCTGTTCAGCCTCGCGCTGTTCCCGCTGCTGATTGTCTGGGTGCTGGTACTGCAGCATTTCCAACGTCGCGCCTATCAGGCGCTGTCCAATAAGCAGAGCAATCTCAATGCGTATATCCATGAGTCGATCGCCGGTGTGAAGACCACGCAGGCCTTCGCGAGGGAGGCCGAACAGTTCAGGACCTTCCAGGAGCAGCAGAACGAAGTGCGGTCGGCCTGGATGAGGGCTGTGCATGTCCAGACGCTGATGTGGCCGGGCATCCAGACCATTTCCGTAATGACCATCGCGCTGATCTACTATGTGGGCGTCACCGGGTTCGGCGCGGTGAATGTGACCACCGGCGTGCTTATCGCCTTTGTCGGCTACGCGAACAATTTCTGGAATCCGGTGATCAGCATCGGCAATTTCTACAACCAGCTCATCACATGCTCCGCGTATCTTGAACGTATTTTCGAGACTCTTGACGTCGAACCGGCGATCAGAAACGCGCCGGGCGCCATCGACCTTCCGCAGATCGAGGGGCGTGTCGATTTCAACGATGTCGTATTCCGCTACGAGCCCGATGGTCGGAACATTCTGAATGCGGTCGATCTGCATGTCGATCCAGGCAAGACGATTGCGTTGGTCGGCCCGACCGGAGCCGGGAAAACCACGATCATCAATCTGCTGTCGCGTTTCTATGATGTGGCTGAGGGGTCCGTCGCCATCGACGGCCATGACGTGCGTGATGTGACGCTTGAAAGCCTGCGCCGTCAGATGGGCGTCATGCTGCAGGACACGTTCATCTTCTCCGGCACCGTGCGCGAGAACATCCGCTACGGTAGGCTCGACGCCACCGACGAGGAGATCATGGCGGCGGCACGGGCGGTGCACGCGCATGAGTTCATCATAGATCTGCCGGACGGCTACGATACGGTGGTCCAGGAGCGGGGTTCCACGCTATCCGCCGGGCAGCGGCAGCTGATCGCCTTCGCGCGAGTGCTGCTTGCCGATCCGCGCATTCTGATTCTCGACGAAGCCACGTCGAATATCGACACGCGTACCGAAGAGGCGTTGCAGGCCGGTCTGAACCATCTGCTCAAGGGACGCACGAGTTTCATCATCGCGCATCGTCTATCCACCATCGAGAATGCGGACGAAATCTGCTATATCGACCATGGGCGCATCGTCGAGCAGGGTAGTCACGCCGAGCTGTTGGCCAGGAAAGGCGCGTACTGGCGGCTGTACGAATCGCAGTATGCCATGATCAAAGCCGAGTAG
- a CDS encoding ABC transporter ATP-binding protein: MYVDPKRNADAGNLRWILPYCRPDLPRVVGAIVMFCINNTMALVIPLLSGAIVDRVIMQGHANELTRLCMMMIVFTIVRVGSRYGCQMWMERFGQNSIYRLVCDEYEKLHELDFTYFNHTRTGDIMSRMTSDTDAIRHALSWVSLQATDCVVMFVGALAMMVTIDWRLALALACVTPFIFLLTRGLSVHGRPLFFAIRNSLASMNSMVEENIEGNRVVKAFVREEYETGKFDEHNDDYMRRNMDQAYNSRKYMPWLDGLGFSLQLITLGLGGFLVINGHMTLGNLVTFNSYLWMIDSPVRQSGWLTNDWQRFNASCIKIRKLLTTQSRIQERPGGGAQAEHGDCPVVQASGTCTVAEGRIKGAIDFEHVDFAFPDDPGTPVLEDIDFHIPAGAKLGILGETGSGKSTLVNLICRFYDPTAGRVRIDGIDAHDWPLSTLRSQVCIVAQDTFLFSDTIGSNIGFGADIQREHDERYIRRMATIAGADGFIRTLPEGYDTIVGERGVGLSGGQKQRLSLARALADDPSILIMDDTTSAVDMQTEAEIQRHLRELDGSKTIVTIAHRISSIKDSDLIVVLEHGRIVERGSHDELVAAHGRYWEIYRKQLGLGTGALQGFEE, encoded by the coding sequence ATGTATGTAGACCCGAAGCGAAATGCCGATGCAGGCAATCTGCGATGGATACTGCCGTATTGCAGGCCGGACCTTCCCCGTGTCGTCGGTGCGATAGTGATGTTCTGCATCAACAACACCATGGCGCTTGTCATTCCGCTGCTGTCCGGGGCCATCGTCGACCGCGTGATCATGCAGGGGCATGCGAACGAACTGACCAGACTCTGCATGATGATGATCGTTTTTACCATCGTGCGTGTGGGCTCCCGATACGGCTGCCAGATGTGGATGGAACGGTTCGGGCAGAATTCCATCTACCGTTTGGTGTGCGACGAATACGAGAAGTTGCATGAGCTCGACTTCACCTATTTCAATCACACGCGCACCGGCGACATAATGAGTCGTATGACCTCGGACACCGATGCCATCCGTCATGCACTGAGCTGGGTGAGTCTTCAGGCGACCGATTGCGTGGTCATGTTCGTGGGTGCGCTTGCCATGATGGTTACCATCGACTGGCGTCTGGCTCTCGCCCTGGCCTGTGTCACGCCGTTCATCTTTCTGCTTACCCGCGGGCTTTCGGTGCATGGGCGCCCGTTGTTCTTCGCCATCCGCAACTCTCTCGCTTCGATGAATTCGATGGTCGAGGAGAACATCGAAGGCAACCGCGTCGTCAAGGCATTCGTACGCGAGGAATACGAGACCGGAAAATTCGACGAGCACAATGACGACTACATGCGTCGGAACATGGATCAGGCGTACAACAGCCGTAAATACATGCCGTGGCTTGACGGACTGGGATTCTCCCTGCAGCTCATCACCCTTGGTCTGGGCGGCTTCCTTGTCATCAACGGTCATATGACCCTTGGCAATCTGGTCACGTTCAACTCGTATCTGTGGATGATCGACAGTCCGGTGCGCCAATCCGGCTGGCTGACCAATGACTGGCAGCGTTTCAACGCATCCTGCATCAAGATACGCAAACTGCTTACCACGCAATCGCGCATTCAGGAACGTCCCGGCGGCGGGGCACAAGCCGAACACGGGGATTGCCCCGTTGTGCAAGCGTCTGGTACGTGTACCGTTGCGGAGGGGCGTATCAAAGGCGCCATCGATTTCGAGCATGTCGATTTTGCCTTCCCCGACGATCCGGGCACGCCGGTTCTCGAAGATATCGACTTTCATATTCCGGCTGGTGCCAAGCTTGGCATTCTGGGGGAGACGGGCTCAGGCAAATCAACGCTGGTCAACCTCATCTGCCGTTTTTACGACCCCACAGCCGGTCGCGTGCGTATCGACGGCATCGACGCGCACGACTGGCCTCTTTCCACGCTACGATCGCAGGTCTGCATCGTCGCGCAGGACACGTTCCTGTTCTCCGATACCATCGGCAGCAATATCGGCTTCGGAGCGGATATCCAGCGTGAACACGATGAACGGTATATTCGTCGCATGGCCACCATCGCCGGTGCCGACGGATTCATCCGTACCCTGCCGGAAGGCTATGACACCATCGTCGGCGAACGTGGTGTCGGCCTGTCAGGCGGGCAGAAGCAGCGTCTGAGTCTGGCGCGCGCCCTAGCCGATGATCCGTCGATCCTCATCATGGACGACACCACCAGCGCGGTGGACATGCAGACCGAAGCGGAGATCCAGCGCCATCTGCGTGAGCTGGATGGCAGCAAAACCATCGTCACCATTGCGCATCGCATTTCCTCGATCAAGGATTCCGATCTGATCGTGGTGCTTGAACATGGCCGTATCGTCGAACGCGGGTCGCATGATGAGCTGGTCGCGGCTCATGGGCGCTACTGGGAGATCTACCGTAAGCAGTTGGGATTGGGTACCGGCGCACTCCAGGGGTTTGAGGAATAG